The proteins below are encoded in one region of Sideroxydans lithotrophicus ES-1:
- a CDS encoding integron integrase, protein MVNETTPPAPTPPKLLDQVRDKIRVKHYSIRTETQYVQWIKRFILFHGKRHPKDMGAAEVEAFLTHLAVEGNVSASTQNQALSALLFLYREVLGMELPWLDDVVRAKKPQRLPSVLNREEVSLVLERMEGTYGLMARLLYGTGMRLMECCRLRVKDIDFRQREILIRDGKGAKDRVTMLPETLIKPLQEYLLKRRRLFEDDLSKGMTEVYLPDALARKYPNAAQEWIWQYVFPSGSYSVDPRSGRERRHHIDEKLLQRAMKKAVTASGITKFATPHTLRHSFATHLLEGGYDIRTVQELLGHSDVSTTMIYTHVLNKGGRGVTSPLDKMH, encoded by the coding sequence ATGGTTAACGAAACTACACCGCCTGCACCAACTCCTCCAAAATTGCTCGATCAAGTCCGTGACAAGATCAGGGTGAAGCATTACAGCATCCGCACCGAAACGCAATATGTGCAGTGGATCAAACGTTTCATTCTGTTTCACGGCAAGCGTCATCCGAAAGACATGGGCGCCGCTGAAGTGGAGGCTTTTTTAACGCATCTTGCGGTCGAGGGTAATGTCTCGGCCTCTACACAAAATCAGGCTTTGTCTGCGCTGTTGTTTCTTTACCGCGAGGTGCTCGGGATGGAGTTGCCCTGGCTGGATGATGTGGTGCGGGCGAAGAAGCCGCAACGCTTGCCGTCGGTGTTGAATCGCGAAGAGGTGTCATTGGTGCTGGAGCGCATGGAAGGTACGTATGGTTTGATGGCCCGGTTGCTCTATGGAACAGGCATGCGACTGATGGAATGCTGTCGATTGCGGGTGAAGGATATTGATTTTCGGCAGCGCGAGATATTGATCCGCGATGGCAAGGGCGCGAAGGATCGTGTAACGATGTTGCCAGAAACGCTTATCAAGCCTTTGCAGGAGTATCTGCTCAAGCGCCGCCGCTTGTTCGAGGATGATTTGAGCAAAGGGATGACGGAGGTGTATCTGCCTGACGCACTGGCCCGCAAATATCCCAACGCTGCCCAGGAGTGGATTTGGCAATATGTCTTTCCTTCCGGCAGCTATTCGGTCGATCCGCGCAGCGGGCGCGAACGTCGCCACCATATCGATGAGAAGCTGCTGCAACGCGCGATGAAGAAAGCGGTGACGGCTTCCGGCATAACCAAGTTTGCTACCCCGCACACCTTGCGCCATTCCTTCGCCACGCATTTGCTGGAGGGTGGCTACGATATCCGCACCGTGCAAGAACTGCTCGGCCATTCCGATGTTTCGACCACGATGATCTACACGCATGTGCTGAACAAGGGCGGACGCGGTGTAACGAGTCCGCTGGACAAGATGCACTAG
- a CDS encoding B12-binding domain-containing radical SAM protein produces MRITFVHPAGFNFVPGQPDFSVLANRMPPIGILSLAAWLDQHGHETFVHDCLGPFAPPGIEENAELILATDPQMVGFSATTSGFMDAVDMARYIRQKRPGIKIAFGNVHVSSIGAPLLEHFPEIDYLCIGEGEGAMLDLADGKPPQDIYNLVYRDGERIVSNPRRQRILNLDELPFPAYEKLQGFPDAYHLPLFSYEKKHGATMITSRGCPYTCSFCDRTVFERLYKVNSAQYIYDHMKHLRDRFGVYHINFYDDLFTAQKKRVFDLCDLLIAKPLGMQFNCAIRTGHTSDEMLQRLKQAGALMVSMGIESADPAMMERHKAGVTLEAVTKTVQQIHAAGLRAKGLFIFGMPGETPETVKTTSDFILSLDLDEMNMTKFSPLYGAPIWDECVSGEEGDFIEDWRLMNCLNFVFLPKGFSSREEMDALYNWHIQRFYNSKNYQRTFARRLWQHRWSLWHLIKHLPQVIQANRYFKANQQQLEAIKQNFPKHSRQPTNLVPLLGEELYADKVSTVKVSLPISVLKKAAEVPLQSAEMAEE; encoded by the coding sequence ATGCGCATCACCTTTGTCCATCCGGCCGGTTTCAACTTCGTTCCCGGCCAGCCGGACTTTTCTGTATTGGCGAATCGCATGCCGCCGATCGGCATCCTCTCGCTGGCGGCATGGCTGGACCAGCACGGCCACGAGACTTTCGTGCATGACTGCCTGGGCCCTTTCGCGCCACCGGGTATCGAAGAGAACGCCGAGCTCATACTCGCGACGGACCCACAGATGGTCGGTTTCTCCGCCACCACTTCCGGCTTCATGGATGCGGTGGATATGGCGCGATACATCAGGCAGAAACGTCCCGGCATCAAGATCGCCTTCGGCAACGTGCATGTCTCGTCCATCGGCGCGCCGCTGCTTGAGCACTTCCCCGAGATCGATTACCTGTGCATAGGCGAAGGCGAAGGCGCGATGCTCGACCTTGCCGACGGCAAGCCGCCGCAGGACATCTACAACCTGGTCTACCGCGACGGCGAGCGCATCGTTTCCAATCCGCGCCGCCAGCGCATCCTGAACCTGGACGAACTGCCGTTCCCTGCCTACGAGAAGCTGCAGGGTTTTCCCGATGCCTATCACCTGCCGTTGTTCTCCTACGAGAAGAAACACGGCGCGACCATGATCACCTCGCGCGGCTGCCCCTACACCTGCTCGTTCTGCGACCGCACCGTGTTCGAGCGCCTGTACAAGGTCAACTCCGCGCAGTACATCTACGACCACATGAAGCATCTGCGCGACAGGTTCGGCGTGTACCACATCAACTTCTACGACGACCTGTTCACCGCGCAAAAGAAGCGCGTGTTCGACCTGTGCGACCTGCTCATTGCGAAGCCGCTGGGCATGCAGTTCAACTGCGCCATCCGCACCGGCCACACTTCGGACGAGATGCTGCAACGCCTGAAGCAGGCGGGTGCGCTGATGGTGTCGATGGGCATCGAGTCCGCCGACCCGGCCATGATGGAGCGGCACAAGGCGGGCGTGACGCTGGAAGCAGTGACGAAGACCGTGCAACAGATCCATGCCGCAGGCTTGCGCGCGAAAGGCCTGTTCATCTTCGGCATGCCGGGCGAGACGCCCGAAACGGTGAAGACCACCAGCGACTTCATCCTCTCGCTGGATCTCGACGAGATGAACATGACCAAGTTCAGCCCGCTGTATGGCGCGCCGATCTGGGACGAATGCGTGAGCGGCGAAGAGGGCGATTTCATCGAAGACTGGCGCCTGATGAATTGCCTCAACTTCGTGTTCCTGCCCAAAGGTTTTTCTTCGCGCGAAGAGATGGATGCGCTCTACAACTGGCACATCCAGCGCTTCTACAACAGCAAGAACTACCAGCGCACTTTCGCCAGACGTCTGTGGCAACATCGCTGGAGCCTGTGGCACCTGATCAAGCACCTGCCGCAGGTCATCCAGGCCAACCGCTACTTCAAGGCCAACCAGCAGCAACTGGAAGCGATCAAGCAGAACTTTCCCAAGCACTCGCGCCAGCCGACCAATCTCGTGCCGCTGCTCGGCGAAGAGCTCTATGCCGACAAGGTGTCGACGGTGAAGGTGAGCTTGCCGATCAGCGTGCTGAAGAAGGCGGCGGAAGTGCCGCTGCAGAGTGCGGAGATGGCGGAAGAGTAG